A section of the Macadamia integrifolia cultivar HAES 741 chromosome 9, SCU_Mint_v3, whole genome shotgun sequence genome encodes:
- the LOC122089617 gene encoding uncharacterized mitochondrial protein AtMg00810-like, which yields MSEEMMALEKNDTWKLVDLPRGRVPVGCRWVYTIKYRSDGAIERQIPEASGKANISISNSPDITYAMVVVSQFMHAPKSGHLEVVYRILKYLKFSPGKGLLYAQNNHLRIEGYSDADWAKSISDGRSTSCYCTFVGGNLVTWRSKK from the exons ATgtctgaggaaatgatggcccttgAGAAAAATGACACTTGGAAACTGGTTGATCTCCCTAGGGGAAGAGTTCCAGTTGGATGTAGGTGGGTCTATACAATCAAGTATCGATcagatggtgctattgagag gcAAATACCAGAGGCTAGTGGGAAAGCTAATATATCTATCTCTAACTCTCCTGATATCACTTATGCAATGGTAGTAGTGAGtcaatttatgcatgctcccaaaaGTGGGCACTTGGAGGTTGTGTACCGCATCCTCAAatacttgaagttctctccaggAAAAGGACTCTTATATGCCCagaacaatcacttgaggatagagggttattctgatgctgattgggctaaATCAATCTCTGATGGACGATCTACTTCCtgctattgcacatttgtgggtggTAATTTAGTTACATGGAGGAGCAAGAAATAG